A single region of the Sorghum bicolor cultivar BTx623 chromosome 9, Sorghum_bicolor_NCBIv3, whole genome shotgun sequence genome encodes:
- the LOC8076994 gene encoding uncharacterized protein LOC8076994, with translation MPPPPQAPSPGGARGGGGAVTPPPSNSKPQSPLRIAHEGEFYARLLTRESSAGNPPSFRYYGAGTGAVPFVWESQPGTPKDAYSSSSRTMLAAAAAAVAPVITPPPSYYLRGGVPLARRHGGKTGSGGKYFGYKLKWVKVGFIATVFRRLAFGKSRSSSSAASVKSSSSSTRWLFSGSGSVEAREQECCGYYDDPAEPRTKGVLCLGVRASPWMVQFCSGQREQAGWVYGWRP, from the coding sequence atgccgccgccgccgcaagcTCCGAGCCCCGGTggcgcccgcggcggcggcggcgcggtgaCGCCGCCGCCCAGCAACAGCAAGCCGCAGAGCCCGCTGCGCATCGCGCACGAGGGCGAGTTCTACGCGCGCCTGCTCACCAGGGAGAGCTCGGCCGGGAACCCGCCGTCCTTCCGCTACTACGGCGCGGGGACCGGCGCCGTGCCGTTCGtgtgggagtcccagccggggACGCCCAAGGACGCCTACTCTTCCTCCTCCCGGACGatgctggccgccgccgccgccgcagtcgCGCCGGTCATCACCCCGCCGCCATCCTACTACCTCCGCGGCGGCGTGCCGCTCGCCCGGCGCCACGGCGGCAAGACTGGCAGCGGCGGCAAGTACTTCGGGTATAAGCTCAAGTGGGTCAAGGTCGGGTTCATCGCCACCGTCTTCCGCCGCCTCGCCTTCGGTAAGTCGAGGTCCTCATCGTCGGCCGCGTCGGTCAAGTCCTCGTCGTCCTCTACACGCTGGCTCTTCTCCGGCTCCGGTTCCGTCGAAGCCCGCGAGCAGGAGTGCTGCGGCTACTACGACGATCCTGCTGAGccgcggaccaagggggtgcTCTGCCTCGGCGTCCGCGCGAGCCCGTGGATGGTGCAGTTCTGCAGCGGCCAGAGGGAGCAGGCTGGCTGGGTGTACGGCTGGCGCCcgtag